The following is a genomic window from Sneathia sanguinegens.
TAATGATTACGTTTAATTGTACCCTTATTTACTGTGATGTAATCATCACCTGTAACATCTACATCGTCACTACTTAATTTATTACTTACTTTATTGTTAATATCGTTTATTTCATCAGTTATATATTTTTTAACTGTCCCCCCTGTAACAAGGTTTGTATTATTATCTGTAATAGTACCTGTTCCGAGTGCATTAGTTAAAGCAGTTTTACCTGTTTCACTTAAATTATCTGCATCTACATTTAATTTTTTGGTTAAATCTGTGTTAGACTTATTTGATAAATCTTGTTTAATGTTATTAACAATATTATCAACATAATTGAATACAGTATCACCTTTAACAAGTTTAGTTTCACCTTTGGCAACACTACCATTACCTAATTTAGCTTGCCAACTAGTTATATCTGTATCATTTAAATTATTTGCATTTTTATCTGCCTTATCGTCTAATTTAGCTTTTAGATAAGTGTTATTAGTTATATCTGTACTGTTAACAAGTTGTTGTAATTTATTTTCATCAAATGCTACTTTATACTTTGTCTTAACATTATCTATATTTGTTACAGTGATATATTTACCATCACCTTTAACATCAACATCTTCTGTATTTAACTTTTTATCTAGTTTTGTATTGATAGTACTTGTATTATTTTCTATTTTACTATCTACATATGTTTTAACTACTCCACCTTTAACTAATCCAGTGTCACCATCATTCATAGCACCATTACCTAATTTAGCTTGCCAATCCTTAACATCTTTATCTTCTAAATTAGTTGCATCCTTATTAGCTTTTTTAGCTAACTCTGTATTAATATTAGTTATTGTAGTATTTTTTGATAAATCAAAATTATTTGAGTTTATTAAATTTTGTAAATTATCTTTATTAAATGATAATGTATATACCCCTTTAGCACTACCCTTAGTTGCTGTAATATAGTCATCACCTGTAATAGTTATATCAGATAATTTATCATTTAAATCTGTACTTAATTGGTCAACTCTTGTATTTATTGGTTTTATAGCAGCACTTACAGTTCCTCCTGTAACTAATCCTTTATTATTATCTTCAACTTTACCTGTACCTAATGTTGATTGCCACTTAGTTAAATTATCCCCTGTTACATTACCTGCATCTAAATTAGCTTTCTTATCTAACATATCTTGTATTGATTTATTGTTACTAAAGTCAGACCCACTAACAGTAGTTTTTAATTGTGTTTCATCAAATGATACTGTATATTTTTTACCTGTACTACTTACATTAATATATTTATTATCTCCAGTAACATCTATATCATCTTTATTTAATTTTTTATCTATATCGTTATTTATATTTTTAATAACTTTATTATTACTAAAGTCATATGAATTTAAATGATTATTTAAGATATCTTCATTTAAAGCTAATGTATAGTTTGAATTACTTACTTTAGTTGCTTTAATATACTTATCTCCAGTAATAGTTATATCAGATAATTTACTACTTAAGTTTGTGTTTATTATGTCCAATTTATCTTTTATTTGACTATCCACATATGTTTTAACTACTCCACCTGTTACTAATCCTGTATTACCATCATCTATAGTACCATCACCCAATACAGTTTGCCACTTAGTTAAATTGTCACCGTTTACATTACTTGCATCTAAATCTGCTTTTTTATCTAGTTCAGTCTTTAAAGAAGTGTTATTAGTTATATCTGTATTATTAACAAGTTGCTTTAAAGTATCTTCGTTAAATTTTAATTCATAGTGATTAGGTTTATCTTTTTCACTTGTTACTTCGATATATTCATCACCTGTAACTTTTACATCGTCACTATTTAATTTATCTTTTAGTTTATCATCTACATATGTTTTAACTACTCCACCTTTAACTAGGTTATTATTATTATCTTCAATTTTACCTATTCCTAATTTGGTAGTTAAAGTAGTTACTCCTTGGTCACTTAAATTATCAGCATTTACATTTAATTTCTTAGCTAAATCTTCGGTAGATTTATTAGATAATTCTTGTTTAATATTATTAACAAACTTATATACTACTCCACCTGTAACTAGCCCTTTATTATTATCAGCTACAACTCCATTACCTAATTTAGATTGCCAAGTATCCAAATTAAATTCGTTATTATTTAAATTTGTTCCATCAAGCAATGCATATTTATCAAATTTTTCATTTAATTTACTATTATTAGATAAATTAATTTCTTTACCTATTTTATCTTTATCAAATACTAATGTATAATGATTAGGTTTAGTTACATCCGTATTTACAGTGATATAATCATCACCTGTAACTTTTACATCTGCACTACTTAATTTACTATTTAATCTAGTATTAATCTCGTTAATTTCATCAGTTACATATTTTTTTACAACTCCACCTGTAACTAGGTTTGTATTACTATCTGCAATAACACCAGTTCCTAATTGTTCAGTTAATTTATTTTTCCCTTTTTCACTTATATTATCTGCATCTACATTTAATTTTTTAGCTATTTCTGCTTTATTTATATTAATAGAACTTGTATTATTTGTTACTGTACTTTCCAATGTTTTGAACTGTTGCATATTTACTGCATCACTATCTTCAGTTCCCTTTGCAAGTCCTGTTATTTTTTTAGAATTTAATTTTAAGCTACCTTCATTATCTACTTCAAATTTTACGACTGTATCTATTTTATTTTTATTATTAGTTGGATCTTGTATTTTCTTATTAAGACTAATTCCATCTTTAGTAATGCTAACTCTATTCTCTGCCGATTTACCTATTGTTATTTCTTCGAAGATTGGCTTACTTTTCATACCTATAAGGATTTGTTTTTTACCATCTTTTATTCTATAGTATGTTGAAAGATTTTCTGTTTCATAATAAGGGTCTGAATCAGTATGTGCTTTAGTTTCTTTATTATAATTCCAATGATCTTCTGCTTTTATTTCTATTTCTTCACCTAATTTAACTTTAATATCATTTTTTTCTGCACCTCTTGTGTCACCAATAAATGTAATTTCTTTATTTCCTAGTTTTGTTAATTCTGATTTATCAGCTTTTTCATCTATTTTATTTATTTTATTTTTTAAATTTTGATTTAAACCTAAAGTATACTTAACTCCAACTTTATTTTTAGCATCCATAATATCAGTTAATGTTACTGATATATCGTCACCATTTGAAGAATCTATTTGTTTAACATAATCTTTTAATTGATCTCCTACTACAACATCTCCAGAGTCTTTTCCTATTCTACCTGGTGCTACCTTTCCAAGTTTTTTCTTATTAAATTCAAATGCTTCAGAATTTTTTGAAATTACAAAGTTTCCAACTTCACCAATCTGTACTTTATCAAATTTAGGCTTATTTTTAAATGCAACTATTACTTCATAATCATTTCCATTCTTTTCAATGTATGTTCTTACATTGTCTGTTGCATATGTAGTATCATATGTTTTACCTTTATTTTTTCCTTCTGCTCCTTTAAAGATAATTTTTTTAGGAAATGCAAGTTCAACAGATTTATTTTCAGTACCTTTATCATTTTCTCTATACTCATCTGCTTGTATAGTGAATTTTGTTCTAGCTTCTAATTGCTTTCCAGTTACTGCATCTGTTGATGAAGTACTAATATCACCATCTGCTAATCCTGTTAACTTCTTATTATTTAAAGTTAAATTATTGTTATTAACACTTAAATTAACACTAGAATCATTCCCTAATTTAATTTTAGTAAATCTTGGTACATCTTTCATACCTATCACTATTCTTTGAGTATCACCAATTTTTGATACATGTGTTTGTATATTTTCTACAGTATGTTTATTATCTCCTTGACCCCAAGTTTCCATATCAGTACTATTTTGTTTTTTTGCTGTTGCTCCTTTTATATCTATATTTTTAACTAATTCAAATGTTACATTAGAACCAGTATCTCCTGTAAATATGATATTCCCAACTTTTTTTAATTGTTTAACAGTAACTGCATCAGAATCAGCTGACCCGTCAGCTACACCTGTTATTCTTCTTTTAACATTTGTACCACCTACAGCAAATGTTTTTCCACCACTATTTTGATCTTTAGTTAAATACGCTTCAGTTGTACTTGAATTTGCTTCTGAACCATCACCTATTGCTACTGAATACTCGTTATTTGCTTTTGCCTCATGTCCTATTGCTACACTTCTTACACCTAATGCTTTTGCTCTATCTCCTATTGCAACAGCTTTATTCTTTGATTCTGAATCTCCTCCTATAGCTACTGAAAAAGAATCACCTTTTGCATTCTTACCTATGGCTACTGCTTGTTCTTTAGTTGCATCTGCAAAAGCACCTATTGCTATTGCATCTTTTCCAGTTGTTAATTTATTATAGAAATTAGATTTTTCAAAAGATTTTTTTTCTTCAGTACTTAAAATTGATTTTAAGTTTTCATCTTTAATTAATTCATCTTTCTTTTTATCAATTTCTGTCAAAATTTTTGTTGCAGCTTCACTACTCTTATTAATCTCAGCCTCAAAATTTTTAAAACTTTCGTCTTTATTTTTTATATAATTATATTTTGCATCTTTTAAAAGATTTTCTATTTCTTTTTCTACTTCACCATTAATAGTTTCATGATTTTTTTCTTTTCTAACTTTCATTTCTAAAAGCTTAGCTTTAAGTTGTATATATTCTTTATAGTTCCCCATTCTAATAGCAAGGTCTTGCATTTTTTTACCTTCACCATCAGCTGTTGTTTTATCTACAGACACAAAATTAACCATAGAACTATCATAACCAGATAAATTAACAGCACTCAATTTATCTTCAACACTTTTTAATTGTGAAACATTTACAGCATCTGTATCTCTGTAACCTGCTGCAACATTAGTTATTCTACGTTCTTGTCCTATACTACCTACTGATATTACACCGACATTTGTTGATGATGGTAATGAAATTGCACCCTTAGGAACATAACCTTTTTTATTAAACCAATCCTGTTGGTAATCAGTCATAGATTTATTACCTAATGCTAATGAATTTTCTAAATAAGCCTTTGCCCCTATACCTATAGCCATTGAATTATTGGCTTTTGAAATAGATTCAGTACCTATTGCCATAGAGTTATCTCCTTTGGCATAAGATATTACACCTAAAGCAAGTGAATTTTTACCTTCTGATAGTGACAAAGACCCTATTGTCATTGAATTATTACCAATAGAATATGCATTACTTCCTAATGATATTCCATAATTTCCCATACTTTTTAATTTTTTTATATCTTTATTATTCAATGTAAATTTTGTGTCACCAGTTTCAATATATTCAGGATTATATTTTTCAATTGAATTTTTTTTATCATCGATACTACTATTTCCAGTAAATATTTTTTGTAAATCAGATATATTTTTTATTTCTGCATTAGAAGCAACCTTATTTCCAATAGCTAGTGAACCTATACCTACTGCTTTTGCCCTATACCCATATGACATTGATCCTTCATTTGTTGATTCATTTTCATTACCTAAAGCTAATGAATGTGCACTAAATACTCTTGCTTTTTCACCAACGGCTAATCCTTGAGCAGCACCTTCATCTACAAATGCATACCTTCCTATTGCAGTAGATCCATTTGCTAAAGCAAAAGATAAAACTCCCATTGCAATTGATTGATCTGCTGCAGCTACAGATCTTGACCCTATAGCTATTGCTGAAGTCCCCCCTGCATATGTTGGAGAATATTGTTTAGAATCTATATATGCACTATCAAACTCATTTTGTTTTTTAACACCTTCATTAACTATTCCTTTATATATTCTTCTAATTGTTTCTTCTGGTAAATGATCTGTTCCTCCAATATCATCATTCCCTATTGCAATTGATGATTTTCCTAAAGCATAAATATCACTTCCGATTGCAACCGCTTGACCAGATGCAGCTGTTTTTGATCCAATCGAAACCCCTTGATCTCCTTTTATTTTAGATTGCAACCCTATACTTACTGATTCTCTAAAAGCTGTAGTAGCTTCATGTCCTATTGCTATTGCTTCCTCAGCAGCAGCTTCAGCACTATAACCTACTGCTACTGAAGACCCACCACTTGCTTTTGCTAAATAACCTACTGCTACTGAACCTTCAGCCACATCATTTATGCCTACAGTATTACCACTTTCTGAATTGGGATTTAATGCTACTGTTTTATTTTTTTGACTAGGTATTGCTTGAGCAGACGGTTTAGTTGATGCTGATATTTTACCCTTATCAATCATTATTACATTTCCATTAACAATACTATTACTCATCATAAATAACACTATCAAACTTGTCGTTATCTTTACTTTCTTTTTTAGGCTTCTTTTTAAATATCTTTTCATTTCTTCAACATTTATTACATTCTTCATTTATTAATCACTCCTAAATAGTCATACTTTGTTATTTTCTTATATTGTCTATAAAACTTATATTTAAAATAGTCCTGAAAATATAGTGAATTGTCTTCAGTGTCTGTTATAAATCTATCTGTTTCTTCATCATCTAATGATAGTGTTATAATTTTTATATTTTTCGCGAATTTATCCTCTTTTAATTCTTTTATGCTTCTATTTATTAATTTATCATTCTTTTCTTTTAGTAAAAATATTAATATTTCCTTACCAAGCTTACTTAATTTATCCTTATTTTTTTCTAATATACTTACATCTGGTAAAATTACCAAAAACTCATCAGATACCTCTTTATTTATTTTTGATTCTGCTAAAAAATAGTCTGCAAATTTAAAATCTACTGCTTGTAAGTCTGTATGTTTAATACTTTCTATTTCCTTTGTATATTCTACAAATTTATCCAAATTATTTGCTAAAGTAATATTAGTCATTAGAACTAATAATGAAATTAAAAGCTTTTTAGTAGTAAAAATATTAAAATTTCGTTTAATTTTATATAATAGTTGTGATAATATTACTATATTTTCCATTTTTTTCCTCCTTATTTTAATTTTTTTCATGTTTCCTAAAAAAACACACATCTTTTATAGTAACACCCCCCCCCCGCATAAAATCAACTTTATTTTACACATATATTTACCTATTATTTAACTCAATAAAAAAAGTATAAATACCTATTGATTTATACTTGTTTTCTTTTATGTTTCTTTTTTAACCCAAAAGTTTATTATACAAAAAAAGAGACTACCATCTCTAGTAATCTCTAATTTTCTATTATTTTATAACATAAATAGATTTAAGACCTTTGTAAATTGCTTCACCAGCTAAATCATCTTCAATTCTTAATAATTGATTGTACTTAGCTATTCTATCTGTTCTTGAAGCTGAACCTGTCTTAATTTGTCCTGCATTTGTTGCAACTGCTACATCAGCTATAGTATCGTCTTCAGTTTCTCCTGATCTATGTGAAACTACTGCTGTATATCCAGCTTTCTTAGCCATTTCAATTGCATCTAATGTTTCAGTTAATGTTCCTATTTGATTTAACTTAATTAAGATTGCATTAGCTACACCTTTTTCAATACCTTTTGCCAATCTTTCAGTATTTGTAACAAATAGGTCATCTCCTACTATTTGTAATTTCTTTCCTAATTTGTCTGTCATTAATTTGAAGCCTTCCCAATCATCTTCAGCAAGTCCATCTTCTATTGATACAATTGGATATTCTGAACATAATTCTTCAAACCATTCAACCATTTCCTTAGCTGTTTTTTCTCCACCTTCTCTTTTGAATACATATTTCTTAGTTTTTGCATCATAGAATTCTGATGAAGCTACATCTAATGCAAATGTAATATCTTCTCCTAATTTATATCCTGCATCTTTAACTGCCTTAGAAATGATATCTAATGCTCCCTTAGTTCCAGCAATCTTAGAAGGTGCATATCCTCCTTCGTTACCAACATTTGTTGAATCTCCATTAGCTTTTAATAATTTTCCTAAATGATGGAATACTTCAGCACCCATTCTTAAAGCTTCTTTATATGATTTTGCTCCAACTGGTTGTATCATAAATTCTTGAACATCAACAGCAGAATCTGCATGTGCTCCACCATTTAAAATGTTCATCATTGGAACTGGTAATTCTTTTGCATTAACTCCACCAAGATATCTGTATAGAGGTAAACCTAATTGGTTAGCTGCTGCCTTAGCTACTGCTAATGATACTCCTAAAATAGCATTTGCTCCTAAATTAGCTTTATTAGGTGTTCCATCTAATTTTATCATTGTCTTGTCTATTGCAACTTGGTCAAGTGCGTCCATTCCGATTACATTTTCAGCTATTATAGTATTAACATTTTCAACAGCTTTTAATGTTCCTTTACCTAGGTATCTTTTCTTATCTCCGTCTCTTAATTCAACGGCTTCGTGTACACCTGTTGATGCTCCTGATGGAACAGAAGCTCTTCCCATTGCACCACCTTCAAGATAAACTTCAACTTCAACTGTTGGATTTCCTCTTGAATCAAGGATTTCTCTTGCATAAATATCTTCAATAACTGTTTGATATTTTATATTACTCATCTGTAATCCGCCTTTCTTTTTTCTTATTAAATTAATTGTATCACAAACTCACAAGCTTTTCAATACTTCTAATTTTCTTGCAAATTCATCTAATGCACTATTTACTACAGTTCCACCCAAAATATCTAATCCTGCATCTTTTAAAATATCTAATGGATATTTTGAACAACCTGCTTTCAAATAATTAATATATTTATCTACTGCTTCTTGACCACCATTTATTATGCTATTTGCAAAATATACAGCACAACTAAAGCCAGTTGCATATTGATAAACATAGAAATCATAGTAAAAATGTGGTATTCTAGCCCATTCGTAAGAAATTTTATCATCTGTATTTACATTAGGACCATAATATTTTTCATTAATTTCTTTATATAACTTACATAATCTATTTGCAGTTAAAGGTTTTCCTTGTGCATCCAATTTATATATTTCATTTTCAAATTCAGCAAATTGAGTTTGTCTAAAGACTGTACCCCTATAGCCATCCAAATGATTATTCAATATATATATTAATGCTTCCTTATTATCCTTATATTTTTCTAACAAATAGTGTGTTAGTAAATTTTCATTAGTTGTTGAAGCAATTTCTGCTAAGAATAACACATATGATGAATAAAAATAGTTTTGAGCATGTCTTGAATAATATGAATGTACGCTATGCCCTATTTCATGTGCCAATGTATATAAAGAATCCAAATTATTTTTCCAACTCATTAATATATATGGTTTTGTTTTATATCCTCCACTTGAATATGCTCCTCCAACCTTATTATCATTAACTGTAAAGTCTATCCAATGTTCATCAAAACACTTATGTAATATTTTTTCATAATCTTTACCTAGTGGTTTTAAAGCTTCAAATATTATTTCTTTTGCTTCTTCTATAGTGTAGCTAATTTCAAAATTTTTCGCTGTTGAAACATAGATATCATACATTTCAAGTTTTGATAAACCTAAAATATTTTTTCTATATTCCATATATTTATGTAACAAAGGAAGTTTAGAATTAATAGTATTTACTAAATTATCATAAACTCTTTCGTCTATAAAATTTTCTGATAGTGAAGCTTGTCTTGCTGAAGCATATTTTCTAAGTTTTGCATCCAAATTATATACTTTAACATTAGTTGCTAGTATATTTGCATATGTATTAATATATTGCTTATATCCTTCATATAGATTTGTGTAAGCTTTTTTTCTTTTTTCTCTGTCTTTTGATTCTAAAAATACTGTAAAATTAGTATTATTTAATTTTTCACCATCAACATCAGCAAAAGTAATATCTGTTTCATTAAGTGCTGTAAAAATATTATCAGGTGCATCCATAATTTCTGAAAAACTTGCAATTATTCTTTCTTCTTTTTCACTCAAAGTATGTTCTGCCTTTGAAAATATTTTCTCAAAAATATGCTTATATTCCTTCAAGTCTTCATCTTTTAAATATTCTTCAATTTTATCTCTATTTTCTATATATTCAGTTATGACATAAGAAGAATTTTGTCTATATTTTGCAAGAAGTTTTTGTATTTTTGAGAACATATCTTGATATTTTTCTTGGCTTGTATCTACATCCCGATTTAAATGTGCATACATGTATAAATTTTCAACAAAAATATCTATATCTTCTTCTTCCTTAAGATGTTCTTTAAAGGTTTTTTTACTTTCTGTTAATCTACCTTCATATTTTTTCACTTCATCTACTAACAAAAGTCCCTTTTCATAATTCTTTTGCCACTCTTCATCATTTTTAAATATATATGTTAGGTCCCATTTTTCTTCCATAATCACTCCATAATCAACAAGATGCCCCTATTATTAACCATCTTGATATCCTTAATTTTATATTTTGTTCCAAAGTCTTGTATTTGTGCATAAGTTAAGCCATTTAATACCAAATCTATTAAAAGTTTTTTTACTTTTTCGTCGGCAATAAGGCCCTTTTCTGCAGTAAAATCTACTACATTAGGATTTTTTAAATATAGTTTATTATCCTTAATTTCTAAATCATAATTAATCAATATTTTACCCTTGCTTTCAGCAACTGTTCCTCCTAAAATAGCATAATTATATTCTAAGTCTGAATAAATTTTACCATTTCTAACTCTTGTATCTAAGTTTTTTATATTTGCCCTAGCTAGAATATAGTTTTGTGATATATTCATTTTTTTGCTAACATATGAATTTATTTCCCTATTAGATATTAAAATATCTTTTGAAATAAGGGAACATGAGCATAAAGTTAACATTGTTACTATTCCAATTAATATTTTTTTCATAATTCCCACCTTTTTAATTTCTAATGCTTGCAGAATAATCTTTTGTAATTTTATCAATTACCTTATTTACAACTTCATTAATTTCTTTTTCTTCTAAAGTTTTTTGTGGATCTGACATATATAACTTAATTGCAAAACTCTTATAGCCTTTTTCTATAATTCCACCCTTATATATATCAAATAATTCTATTTTATTTACTATTTTACTACTCTTTTCTATAGCTTTTAAAATTTCCCCTATTTGTACATCTTCCTTAACAACAAAGGCTAAATCTCTTGTCACTAATTGATATTTACTCAAGCTTTTATATTTGAAATTAGATTTCATATATTTGCTCATTTCATCAAGATTCAATTCACAATAAATTGTTGACTTATTTTCCAAATCAAAATTTTCTTCTAAATCTGGATGTATTTGTCCAAATGTTCCAAGTAAAGTATTTCCTACATAAATATCTGCAGCTCTACCTAAATGATATGCTTCATTTGTTGTTCTATATAAGCTATATGATTTTATATTAAGCTTTGCAAAAAGTTCTTCTACTATACCTTTCATATCATAAAAATCATATTGTCTTTCATTATTAAATATATCCTTACTTAAAGTACCTGATAATACAATACCTATTTTTGTAATTTCTTTATCCTTTAAGAAAGTTTTAGCAACTTCAAAGAAATTAACATTTTGAACACTTCTATTGAAATTATCTGAAGCATTTTTTAACAAGCTATACATAAATGTAGGTCTCATAATAGCAAAATCTTCAGTTATTGGATTAGAAATTTCTATTAAATCTTCTTCCTTACTCTTTATCTTAGCAAAGGCTGTTTTTGGTATAAAGCTATAATTTATTACTTCTTTCAACCCTAAATTAGCTAGGATAAGTTTTACTGTACAATTTAATTTTGTATTATCTATTATTAAATCCTTCTTTATTTCAAGATCTGGCAAAATATTTTCTATATTATCAAAGCCATACATTCTAATTACTTCTTCGTAATAGTCTTGAGCAGTTAATAGGTCTGATCTAAAACATGGTGGTGTTAAAAGTAAGTCAGAACCATTATCTTCTACCTTAATTTCCAACTTTTTAAATATATCTAATACTTTATTTTTTTCAACTCTTTTACCTATAAATTTATATAGTTTTTCTAAATTAAGCAAAGTATCAGGTAAAATAGGTTTAAATTTATATTCTTCAACAAAGCCCTTTTGTAAATCTCCGCCAATAAATTGAGCTAATCTTTTTGATACTTTATCCAAAGAAATTGTATCTACCCATCTTTCAAATCTATATGAAGCTTCAGTAAATATTGCATGTCTTCTTGAACTTCTTCTAACCATTATATTATCAAAATGAGCTGTTTCTATTAAAATATTTTTTGTATTTTCATCAACACAAGTATCTAAACCACCTATAACCCCAGCTAAGGCTACAGCCTTTCCATTTGAAGCTACAACTATATCTTCTGTTGTTAATTTAATTTTTTTATCATCCAATGTTACAAATTCTTCATCAGCAAAAGCCCTTCTTACTTCTACTTCCTTACCTAATTTATCAAGATCATAGATATGATTAGGTTGTCCCATTTCAAACATTACATAATTTGATATATCTACAATATTATTGACACTTTTAACTCCTATTGCTTCTAATCTATCTTTTAACCATTTTGGACTTTCTTCAACTTTTATGTTTTTTATAACCCTTGCTAAATATCTATTTGACAATTTTTCATCTTGAATTTTTACAGAAAAATCTATATTTTCACCTTTTTCTTCTATCTTTATTTCAGGCTTTTTTAAAGGTTGATTGTAATAAGCACTTAATTCTCTTGCTATACCTATATATGATAAGCAATCTGGTCTATTAGGTGTTATTTCTAATTCAAAAACTGTATCTCCTTTATCATAATAATCACTCAAAGCTACACCTAATTTTGTATCTTGAGGTAAAATTATTATTCCATCTGCTTCATTTCCTAAACCTAGTTCTTTTTTTGAACATAGCATTCCTTGAGATAATATTCCCCTTATTTTACTTTTTTTGATTATAAAGTCTGGAGCTAATTGAGTTCCTATTTTTGCAAGGCATACTACATCGCCTAATTTATGATTAGGTGCTCCACAAATAATTTGTAATATTTCAGATCCAGTATCAACCTTACACAAAGTCAAATGATCTGAATCTTCGACCTTTGAATATTCAACTATTTTTGCAGTAACTACTGTTTTTAAATAAGAAAATTTTGTTTCTATTTTTTCAACTTCTTGTCCTATCATAGTTAGAGCATTTTCAAGTTCAGATATTTCCTTATCCTTTATATCTATATATTCATTTAACCACTTTAATGAAATTAACATTTTCTATCCTCCTAAAATTGTTCCAAAAATCTAACATCATTTTCAAAAAATGCTCTCAAATCATCTATACCATGTTTAAGCATTGTAACTCTTTCAAGACCAATTCCAAAGGCAAAACCTTGATATTTTGTACTATCAATACCCCCAGCTTCTAAAACTTTAGCATTTACCATTCCACTACCTAATATTTCAAGCCAACCAGTATTTTTACATACTCTGCAACCTTCTCCATGACATACTCCGCATTCAACATCCATTTCGGCACTTGGTTCTGTAAATGGAAAGAAATGTGGTCTAAATCTTACCTTTCTTTCTTGTCCAAATATTCTTTTAACAATCAATTCAAGCATTGCTTTAAAATTGGCAAATGAAATATTTTCTCCAACCATAAGTCCTTCTACTTGATGAAACATTGGTGTATGCGAAACATCATAATCTGGTCTATAAACTTTTCCCATAGAAATCATTCTAAATGGTGGTTTATGTTCCATCATATATCTGATTTGCATTGGTGAAGTTTGAGTTCTAAGTACTATTTCATCAGTGATATAGAAAGTATCTGTTTTTTCTCTTGATGGATGTGTCTTAGGAATATTCAAAGCATCAAAATTATACTTTACTAATTCTATTTCAGGTCCATCTACTATATCAAAACCCATTTCAGAAACTAT
Proteins encoded in this region:
- the pheS gene encoding phenylalanine--tRNA ligase subunit alpha — translated: MKEKITRIKEQILEGLKPVKDLGQLNEIKIKALGKKSEFSQLLKEMVNLKAEERKQIGKFVNETKNILQEKIDEKFSEIKNNIKKERIEKEKIDISLPGRKQVHGSLHPITKTIFQIKEIVSEMGFDIVDGPEIELVKYNFDALNIPKTHPSREKTDTFYITDEIVLRTQTSPMQIRYMMEHKPPFRMISMGKVYRPDYDVSHTPMFHQVEGLMVGENISFANFKAMLELIVKRIFGQERKVRFRPHFFPFTEPSAEMDVECGVCHGEGCRVCKNTGWLEILGSGMVNAKVLEAGGIDSTKYQGFAFGIGLERVTMLKHGIDDLRAFFENDVRFLEQF